The Ctenopharyngodon idella isolate HZGC_01 chromosome 19, HZGC01, whole genome shotgun sequence genomic sequence ACTGAAGGGCTAGTGTGGCGTCCTGCGTGACGGGCGGCTGGAATTGTGAGTGGGAATGGAGATGGAGCTCTGGCCAGGCTGTGGGAAAAAAACCCCATTAGATATCTGTCCAAATGACTCTTAAATGCGACTGCTGCTTAGCACCGTGCGGCTGTGTTGCCGACTTGGATGAGAGGATCATGTGGTGGGGCACTTGAAAGGGGTTTGGGGTTCATTATGCTagctttgtgtttgttttttaaagcagaTGATTCTCAGTCCAAATAAAGGTCATTTACACCACCGCCGGCCCtgtgtacagtatgtttgtGCTGTTGTGGATAAGAAATGCTGGTTTATGAGATGTAAAAGCAGTCgatttgcattaaatatttttagaaaattcttgtttctgtttttccGTATGAACTGACATTTGGTTTCTTTCTGTGATGTCAGAATGAACCAGTGTTTCCTGCACCGATCTTCAGCggcacaacaaaacaaattatattttccccaggttgtgaatgtgtgttcGCAGTCTGTGTTAAATGTGAGTGTTTATACTGCAAAAAATGgcacaaatgactcttatgagccagatcttttaataaattgtttgaAAAGACTCACAAACGTTCCGGTTTTAATTGGTCATTCACTGAACTGTCAAATTGGGCTTCGTAagatttcaatttaatttttcaattttttttttttatataaagaagtctcatgctcaccaaggctgcatttttttaattaaaaaatacagtaaaaactaatattgtgaaatattatgatcattaaaaagaactgttttccattttaatatgttttaagttataattcattcctgtgatcaaagctgaattttcagcatcattactccagtcttcagtgtcacttgatccttcagaaatccttctaaTATCAGAAGAAAATTTCTGAAgaaatttctcattattatcaatgttgaaaacagataattttgtggaaaccctgactcgggattctttgatgaatagaaattgaaTCATTAATAGAGCAAGTCTTATttagaaaataacaaaaaaagaatgaatgtaAATTAGTTTAAAGGATAGATTTGACATGGAAGGGGAGATCTCTGAAATTAATTTGTCCTTTACTGCTCAAAAGTATTCAATGATACGTTAGTCTTAATTTGAGGTTTATGAACATGATTTATTAGCCTTTTTCTTCGGTAGCTCTTCCACATGTGACGAGAAGTGCTGTTTTAATCGTTGCTGTGgacttaaattacacttttaGGTCACTTCTGGCTATTTATCTCTGAGTTTGTGTGTGATGGTTCTTGAAAACATTGTGTCTTGAGTCATGCTTGGTTTCAGACGAAACTTTGCATGTCCCTGCACTGAATGTCCCTGTGTCTGTTTCGTACTTGAATGTCAGTCTGAGCTGGTTTCTGTGTGTACCGCAACTGTTCAAGAGAAGTCCCCTTCTGTGATCCGACACTGTGTTTAAGCTGTGTATATCTGCAGTGAATGTGTATCGGTGAGACTGTCTCTGGCCCTCAGGGTGACAGCAGTGTTTTGGAAGCTCAGCCAGGTGTATGTATGTCCAAATGGCACGTAGGCGGGGCTTTGACTAGGTGCTCTCATTTCCCTGGCAAATACTGTCACCAGTTCCCTTTTCTTGTCACACAGCTTCTGGAGATAATATAGCAGAAATGGAATGTGTCAGAGTCACCATGGTTCTGCTGATATGCTTCTTATTTCTCATCGTTGCTGGTAAGAtgatttttattgctttttgaATGACTATGGCAGCAGTGATGTCACACCAAAACTTTCAGTAAAAAGTGTGAAAAAgccaaaagtttgaggttgagCCATTAAGAGAAAGCCAATACTTTGGGACATTGtctaattaaatacatttttagagaAATTCAcagtgaaataaatgtttattattttaattggaATGTCATTCAAAGTTGTGTTCATATACTCAAAGAAGAAGATGGGTGGATaccttttattattactattatttattatgaatatattcCCACTGTGACTGTCAGTATACATGTTGTGTTATATTGAAATTCCATTTAGTTAGATAGTTTTCAATCAtacactatataaatatatatgtgtgtgtatatatatatatatgaatttgtaatttatttaattaatttgttttaatttttattaaaaaattaaataaaatcacttaattattcacaatatatatttttacagactgtatatgtactattttatatactattttaagtaaagtaaataaagacacaaatatatatatagatatgtagatatatatatgttcatttgtttgtcatttatttgatttaattttctattaaaaattaaataattttcacaatatatttttacagattgtatatttaccatttttatatactattttaaataaagtaaataaagatacaaatattatatatatatatatatatatatatatgaatttgtctttgtaatttttttttattaaaaattcaatcaaataagttaattattcacaatataacaatatatttttacagattgtatatttactatttttatatactattttaaatatagtaaataaagatacaaatatgttatttttatatttatatttaaatatatatgactCATATTTTTGTGGCAGATGCTTCCTACATTTTGCTTTTTGTGTCACAtgatacacacaaacattcaaGGCTTAGTGAATTACTCACAGTCAGGCTTTTGTTCATTTTCCAGTCCACACATTTGTATGTGCATTTTGGTAATGTCTGTAGTGGATGATCATGGGGTGTGAATAGtccagtgtttgtttgttttgggacGCATAAGCAGTTGGTCGTTTGCTTGTTGGTGTGAATAGCTCAATACCTAACGTCTATTGTTGTGGTGGTGGTCTAAGTGCACTGTTGCTATCCCCACAATAATCCTTACCTTGTTTAGAGACAGTAAGACCAGAACAGGCCAAGCACACTTATTAGCGATGGCGTAAACGCATGCACACTTTTCACTTCCACTGAACCTGCCCTCTGTTTTTTATGCGTGCAATAGGGgtgtctttatttattatttagcaCACAACACGAGCCACTCAGTCATCTATTGTAATGCACAACATTGGCTGTCAGCAGGCCGATAAAGCGAGTAGGGGGTGGAGATGGCAGTGTCCGGGTAATTAAGGGGCCTGAGAGCGATAGAGAGGGAGGAGTATGAGACTGTTTACCTGCTTGCTGTCTACCTGCCTGCTGCCACACGGCCTTGCCTAGCAACATAATGCAGATTAACAGCTGTCAGTTAAAGCAGGGCCTCTGAAGCCTACGATCACTATGTCCATGCAAAAGAAATCTTATCCTTAAGTAAATGAAATAGGTCAGTTTAGAGTTCAGAAGAGTGCAGTACGTTATCTTTACAGCATTATCGGAGCATTACTTTTGCGATCAGTGATACGGAGGTCTCTATGACTTCATGTAACGCATGATAGCTCTTCCTCACTGCCTGAGTGTTTGCTCACGGACCAGTTCAGACAAATTAGACAGGACTTGATGTTTGATCACTATCATTCTGAGAAGCTGGTCAATATTTACTCGTGCAGGTATAGGATCGAGCGGCGAGGGCAAAGGCAGTGAGGATTAAAGTGCAGATCTGTGTGTATGAACTAATTAATGATGGGAAAATCCAGTGTAATGCAGGAATTGCAGATTATGTGAGGGCAGGTTCTGCAAATTTCCAAGTGAACCAAAGGAGGAAAACTGCTCAGATTAGCAACGGATTTCGATTGATGTTTTATTCAGCAGTGTTACTGTTAATGAGAAACATTGCCGGTTTTTATGCCGCACCGTTCTGCCCGAGTGACCGAAAGTTTAATATTGAGTATTTGAGGTCTAAGATGGTGTATGTTGTACATATAGATGGTCTTTTCTGCTTTGTGGAAAGTTCTGTGTGTAGTTCCTTGTGGAAAAAGTAGTGTGCTTAATTATTTTGATTGCGcatttgtagtgtacttcaaataataaaaatagactatttttaaaaacctgtgcatataatataatattaatgaaataaaatgccaCTTAAGTGTACACTTTCACAACtgtgtttcttaacacacttaagcaaaattaaaagttttactttaaagtacattttaaaccattgttttaataatctttttctgtgcttttatttcaaagacaatagaagtacctttaaaatgacatttaacgATGTACTTAAGTTCTACTTACAATAcatttcaatttaatgcatgcaAACCAAAagcattacattcagtttgcacttaaaggataagttcacttctgaattaaaatttcctgataatttactcacccccatgtcatccaagaggtttttgaggaaaacatttcaggatttttctctatatagtggacttcaactgctaccaacgggttgaagtccgcagtttcagtgcagcttcaaagggctctacacgattcCAGGGGAAAAAGGggcttatctagcgaaacaattggtaattttctaaaaaaaaatatatattaaaaattatatactttttaaccacaaatgctcatcttgcactgctctacaattatgtaatcatgttggaaaggtcacacgtgatgtaggcggaagtaccgcggtagggcgaaaaacttcaactccttttctcctccaacttcaaaatagtccaacatcgttgttttactttttttgtaaaggccgtttgacttagactttgcacgttcactttgtaaacacttgcttggTACTTCCACCAAtacatcacgtgtgacctttccaacataattacgtaatgtgtggcgcatcacaaagctagtgcaagacaagcatttgtggttaaaaagtatatcatttttatttttttttagaaaatggccgatcgtttcgctagataagacccttattccttgtctgggatcatgtagagctctttgaagctgcactgaaactgacatttggaccttcaacccgttgaaccccagtgaagtccactatatggagaaaaatcctggaatcttttcctcaaaaaccctaatttcttttcaactgaagaaagaaagacatgaaaatcttgcatgacatgagggtgagtaaattatcaggaaatttgaattctgaagtgaaactaatcctttaagaatattcttttaaagtatatcattttaagTACTCTTTTagaagtatgctaaagtgtataTTTTTTCCACAAGTGGTGTGATTTACTTTTGTTAAAATCTCCCTTTTTACTCACAAAAATGGTACCACTTAAACAAAATAtctgattttctttttcaagtTCATCACAAGAGACAATAGAGCTGTTTTTAGTCCTAAAACCTAGAAGAGAAATGCAAGATGTTAAGTTGCTACATAAAAGCATGTGGACATACATTCaaactttacattttacattaaatagCATTTTACACTCTCTTTTGAACAGGAACAGACTCTGAATACATTTCACTGCGGTCCACACAGCATGGGAAAATTGGCGACTCTATGCTGCTCAGAGTAGAGACTCATTTTGATGTTCAGGATGTAACGTTCCAGGGGACCTGGTGTAAAACTAAGCCTATTTACACTCATTTGGTCACTTTCACCGAGACCAGAGACATCCCAAATCTGCGCCTAAAGAACAATCCAATGCTTATTTTGCCTAATGGTTCACTATATTTTGAGCATCTGGAAGAGGACACACAGGGGGAATACGAGCTGCAGCTCAACATCATCTTCCCAGGAAGCTCCGATATAGTGAATGTCACTAAAACAGTGACAATCACAGTCAGCGGTAAGAGTGTTTGAGTGTTTTTGGGGTTCTCATATACAAATACAAGTCTGCTtcctatggaagcccatttctgccatataattaaaaaaaaaaaatgctctggTAAGTTATAATTATGGCATAAAAAAAGTTGAAGTTATGACatggtcataattatgagaagaCAAGTTGAATTTATGACtttaaaaattatgacatactaaataaaaaaaatattacttcaAAAGTCAAAACTATGATAAATTGAAATTGACTTAAAAGTAGAAAATATGACACTATTATTGAGCTGGTTTGACTTATTATGACTtaatattatgatttaaaaagtcGAAACTGACACACTGAATCCAAATTATGGCTTTAAAAGTCTGTATTATGATTTTGAATTATGACttagtcaaaattatgacatactaaattgaaattatgacttaaaaattcagaattatgactcaaaaaagtagaaattatggcatactaaatcaaaattatgactaaGTCAAAATTGACACTAAATCGacttaaagtcagaattatgactttaaaagtcacaattatgacactaaatctaaattatgagattaaaaagaaaaattatgacttaagtcatatttattagataaaaagtccaaattaaaacatacaattgatgttttattttattttttctctgagATGGAAACGGGCTGCCATATACATGTATTTCAGAGAATCTCTTTTCTTGTAAGCACTCAATTCAATGTCTTTTCTGCTTCCAGTGCCTGTGTCCATCCCCATAATTAGTAAGACCCCTGACTCAGAAATCGTGGAAGACAGGGACAATGTGACGCTGACTTGCTCTGTTGAACATGGGACAAATGTTCAGTTCAAATGGCTAAAGAACAACATGTTGATTGGTCCAAGTGACCGGCATACATTCTCACAAGATAATAGAACGCTTTTTATAAACCCTGTCAAGAAAGAAGACATCGGTCAATACATTTGTGAGGCCCAAAACTACATTAGCAAAATCCAAAGCAAACAGGCTGATCTCAGTGTGTTCTGTGAGTATCTGTCATTCTTTTCTGACTTCAAGCTCATTTATCATCTGTTATCATTCTGTGTGTAAATCATTGCATCGTTATTGCACACTGTCCGGCAGGTTCCTCCTGCAGCCT encodes the following:
- the hepacam2 gene encoding HEPACAM family member 2, with amino-acid sequence MECVRVTMVLLICFLFLIVAGTDSEYISLRSTQHGKIGDSMLLRVETHFDVQDVTFQGTWCKTKPIYTHLVTFTETRDIPNLRLKNNPMLILPNGSLYFEHLEEDTQGEYELQLNIIFPGSSDIVNVTKTVTITVSVPVSIPIISKTPDSEIVEDRDNVTLTCSVEHGTNVQFKWLKNNMLIGPSDRHTFSQDNRTLFINPVKKEDIGQYICEAQNYISKIQSKQADLSVFYGPYNLAVNSDQGLKIGGVFTVNPGDLVFFECIADSNPPNTCVWISTTKNGTEVLKTGPRFEVKPYELPQGKEFLCRAFNSVTKKHDETKFTLVVASLGTGKAKYIQEGSVLSPLTFITVFSAIIIVCMMFVLLRKSCHPKRMIKTIYRRPMTEQRGLHRSGHEDAAEDFGIYEFVSVPGKMDSTQASCRSLARLDSVRDLHTTIYDVIRHVPETPTLSLLK